GAGGTCAAGCAAAACTAGTTGTAATAGCGATGGACGTTCAACCAGAAGAGATAGTAATGCATTTACCAATACTTTGTGATGAGAAGAAAATACCATATGTTTATGTACCTTCTAAGAAAGCATTAGGAGAAGCGTGTGGATTACAAGTAGCTGCTGCCTCAGCTGCAATTATTGATCCCGGAGAAGCAAAAGATTTAGTAGACGAGATTGTAAAAAGAGTTGAAGAGTTAAAAGGCAAAT
The nucleotide sequence above comes from Sulfurisphaera javensis. Encoded proteins:
- the rpl7ae gene encoding 50S ribosomal protein L7Ae, coding for MSKPSYVKFDVPEDLANKVLDAVRKAKETGKIKKGTNETTKAVERGQAKLVVIAMDVQPEEIVMHLPILCDEKKIPYVYVPSKKALGEACGLQVAAASAAIIDPGEAKDLVDEIVKRVEELKGKSS